In Carassius auratus strain Wakin chromosome 12, ASM336829v1, whole genome shotgun sequence, the sequence aaaaaaaggaatttgcaTAATCATTTGAACACAATTAAATAAGTTACAAAGACCATGATTtcttgaaatgtaacttttttatattCAGGGTTctctgattgattgattaattaattggTTAATTGTCACCCTGGTGTTTTAGGAATCCAATCAAACTGAATAGAATAACAGGCCTAACAATTATGCCTTAAATTTCTAAATGTTTACACCCTTAAGCTTTAAACGTTTCAAAgtctcaagcttttattttggaggaATTCTGGTGAAAACATCATAAACTTGTGTCCACAcaattttagtaattattttaaccttacattttaaaatcagacattgcattaccatgtaaatggtacatcaaaatcatgttacaaaatgttttcagtcatgaattataaaaattgaggttggtatcatgcacattcaagtctatcttcaaaaacgtgagtgacagttaacaggttaaaatctACTGAGTTCTCAAACTGcctttaaactaatttaaacgtAAAGAAAGAGATGCTGCTTGAACCGAGTTGCTCTGAGAGGTTGAAAACACCAGATCATGAGCTGCTCGTGTATAAATGGACACAGTGTAGCTCTTTACTATGCAACCGACCCTTCACAATGATCTGCCTCCATTCattactgttgctatgtccgaCAAGCCATGGTGCTCTCACACCACACATCATGTTCTaacacagtgaaaaatacattgcgAAGCAATGAGGAAATTGACAATGTaccgacagacaagacagaaCAGATCATTTTTGGTGCGgaacaaagtaaataaataccatttcgtggctctttaatgtgtcgtgacagatcactgtagcaCCTCAGTTCGAACGGCACATGAACTGATCGTCTTCTAACAtcacaatgtattttatttcattttaggaaAGATGTCagtatgcatatatttttatgtgtgtttaaGTCCACCAAAGTTAATCTACTCCCctgtctgatttgtttgtttattttttataatatatattgtataattttgtttattggattattttactttgtggacatgttaaaataatatataggttaaaattataaaataataattataaattagttattaattaatGGAGAGAAATTTatataaatgctttctttttttgACCTACTTATGCTTATTAGGTTTTGGAACAGTGGCAACAAGTCAAGTGTTGCCCCCtaggtgtgtgtgttcagtgctcaGGGTCAGTGATATGTCTGCCATCAAGTGGAAGAACGGTGGCGTCGCAGGGTAGTGGGGAAGCAGGGGGAATACATTTCCCCCATTAAAGGAGTGGTAAGGGCTGCACAGACTGCTGAAGAGTAGACAGGTCTCGAGCAGGTGACACCAGTACAAGAGAACAGAGCTGAAAGAGTTCAATAGAGAACTACAATCTGAAagaaaagatgtttttttttaagttgtacttCTTGAACTTATTATTTGACATACTGTTAACAATATGTTTCTCATCAGTGCTTAATTTACTCACCAGGTGGTACTAGGTGATGACTTGGGCTGCAGTATGGCCGTAAGATTTGCAGTCTAGGAAAGGTCAGTTTATCCCCGGACTGTCACCAAATCCAAAGACAGGACTCGACCCTCATTAATGAACCAAAGACCTGGGAACAACATAATCtgtgcatatgcacacacatccAAAAGACATCTATAAAATGaacatctatgtgtgtgtgttatattaccTACATTCAGAGGTGTACCTACATGAAGTGGGGTCCCCAGGCAAAATTAACTATTGTGGCCcttctaatacacacacacacacacacacacacacacacacacacacatatatatatatatatatatatatatatatatatatatatatatatatatatatatatatatatatatatatttttttttttttttttttttttttttttttttttttttttgtcaatgtaTCTTTGTTACCTAGTGATAGAATTATACAACATTTGAAATGTGGACAAAACACATGTAACAGTATATAATGGACAAAACAggacacacgctctctctcactcgGATGTGCACGCTCAAACCTGTGCACTCAAGTCTATAAAATTAATGTTGCACTTTCTTTGCATGGatatttgggcggtgttatgcaaatcttcccacatcatgacttAGACTTAGATGTTAGAGcgagtttattattttattattattattattattattatttagtttcgGTTCATTTTCTagatttaacattaaaacattgttatatgatttaggcaagtcgtgatgatttgagaaggttaaattgatcaaacataggctCACTGTCTGCCACTGGCTGCTTggtctttaatttaaaaaacaaaaacttctaTTTAACGaacaaaaaatgctccaaacgtTTGTCAAAATTACCACGGGCCGGGTAGGGCCTGAGCAACTTCAGCTAGGGCCTAAATATGAGGCCCTTGCAGTGCTCTAGGATGGAGAGATGTCGCTGTGTGTTATAGCTGTTAATATTAACATTCCTGTTGGTTTAAATGGTCGCCAATCGGGGCCCCCTTAAAATGCAGGGCTCCAGGCATTTGCCTGCCTTGCCTGCTCCATTGCTTTTTTGTgcgagggttaggtttagggtaaggggatagaaaatgcagtttgtacaataaaaaactattacgtctatggaatgtccccaaataaaaatggaaaccagtgtgagtgtgtgtgtgtgtgtgtatgttttaatgACTGTCAACAAAAATTGTTATAAAATTTTGTGACTTAGCAAAGTGATGACATgggtttaatgtatttaaatatgttagtagtagaagtagtagtagtagccctttattgtcactagtcacaagtaccagcgaaattagatATCTTGAAGTAGATATCTTCAATGTTCTCCACGGAAAGAGCCGCCAGACACACGGCCCGCCATCTCTCCCACACGGtcatcgtgtagccagctgcgaacgttccggcagggcagtcaggttcccccgaacccaTGCTTCTCatcgagaagatggtgtcaattgcgttgagagaccagTTGATCAAATCCATGTTTTCCAGTttggagagcagtgcagagagacTCTCTCAGAAGTACTAGACAATAGACAAGACGAGAGAGCAAGCAGGGAATTCAaggggaggagagggagagaaatgtGTCCGCCTTTGCTGAGAGCCAAGAAGAATGTTTCTTAATTTTCAGTTCTAATGTTtgtacatgcacacatacatttcACACAATTCttcttttacaatatttttgattaaataaatgcagccttggttatcATAGAGCTAATCGATTAAAACCTTAAACCAACCTTAAacttattaaaaagtatatttaacaGTCTAACAGTTTAATAAAACTAGATGCAATAAAACTAAacttcttaaatatataatttttcgccTTAAACTGCAGATCCCTTGATAAACAATACCTCAACCATTTGTGGTCTTTGGTCTGGTGGAGAGGGTAGCAGTTGTATCTGGGACACTGTGTTTATGCCTGACATTCGTGGGACACGTGTCACCTAGCTCTTTAAAGAAAAAGTGAATGATGCTGCTGTCAGCTCTGATAAAGGATTTGAAAAATAGCTTGTTTTTACTGAATGTGAGCAGTAAAAtgaaaatcgtaaaaaaaaaataaaaaaaaaatgtatgatatgcTTTGTCACCCCCTAGCTGCTAAAATTAAGCGAAAAGCGAACTAGAGCACTCTTAATGCTACTtctagaaataataatattgtattattaaatatatattatgtgtaaCATAATGCTGAACTCAGtgattataaatgattaaaatacaaattgtttttatttatttttatatatataaaaaattagttACTGATGCTTGATTGAGAAAAAGGCTTTGTTTGAAGGTGTaggtgattattttattattattttcccagCATTTATGGTAAAGATCATTTgtataatgtcattttattttattttcagtgggGTTAAAACAGTTTCATTGGCTTACCTGATATCTTTTTTTCACATTGTTAATTCATCCACTGTCCAGAGGCCAAAGCTATTGAAGTACACTCCTTCACCTCGCTGTATCTAAATCAACGAACGGACCTTGTGCCATTCCATTTCTCAAAAAGACCCCAACTGGAGCTTCTctggaataaaacaaataaagtaagAACAAACATAGCATCTAGAAGTTGCgatgtttatacatttcttttggGGGAAAAAGGCAGTTTTGTCTGCAAACCATATAAAATCTTGTGATCTCTTACAGTTGAAATGAATTTTGTATGAAGGTCTGTACATTCACACCGTCCACCATAGCAAGGTCTCCTCTCTCTTCTGACTGACAGATGCCTTTTGCTTCTAGCCATGTCGACTTAAATGTGGGCATCCAGTAACAGAGCACAGAGCACCACCACGGTCAATTTTTGTGCCCTTTGGACAATCATATTTTAGTGGAAAGCATGAAATATTCCAAAATCATTGTGTTCATCAGCCTCCACAAATAGCAAACACAAGTCACGTAATGCAATGCTCAGTGATTGAAAATAATTAGCAAGAAAAATATCCATTACTGAGCAAGGCAGATAAAACATCTCACCGCTGAAGCAGcttgtaaaaacacatttaatccaAATGAGAGGCAGGTGCACAATATTTGCCTTTTTATCTGATCCCCAGGTAGAGCATAATATATGTTACTAATAAAGAATCATCCATGAGAGAGACTACAAAAGGGTCCATTTCATGCTCAGGCTGTATGCGTCACTTTAACTATTCCTTCTGCCTTTTAGTTATCTTCACccttcacactctctctctctggcatcTATCTATCCTCTTGTCTTTGTCTCTTACTTCTCCTTTTATTGCATGGTGACTTATTGTATTGTGCGTTTCAACACAGTTTCATTCTCCTCcttttttatgctaaaaatatatttaaaataaaaagatgaaaaatagttttttttatagcattCTGGCATCAGTGGTAGTGTCTGCTTTtgcaatgtaatatatattttgtgcaaCTTTTGCCTAAagtcctttttttgttttcaggCCACACTGTCATTCTCCACTCCATTTGTACAGAAAACAAGAGCGAGGAACTGCAGAAAAGTGCAAAGAGCTAGCTCTTCTCGGAAGACGCACCTGCTGCTGCTAAGCAACAGAGCAGATAGAGCAGGGTTTGACAGTCATTCTTTTCAAAGCAAAGCAGACAGACGTAACAAGGCTTCCTTTGCTGAATACTGGGTCATAGCTTTCAGGGGTGAACAATGGAACAGCATCTAATAGTTTTCCGCAAAAAGGCAAATGAGATTCAATTTGGATTCCAGTGACCTTTCTCCAAACCATACTAGATCTAAATTTTGCATTGAGAATTGCAAACTGTATTGTGATGAATGGCAATGAATTTGAATGCAGAGGCCTTGTTCTGATGAGCATTTCAATAAAAAGAAGGATTATTGTTGTGCAAATATGACATTAACACCTTTAAACTGTTTACAAGCAAGTCAAACTGAACCACTGTTTCCGTCTTTCAAATTCTGCACCAGGGTGTCATTAGATTTCAGTGGTGTTTATTTGTAAATTGAATTTTACAATTATTCACGATGTATGTGATCATACTGTTtatactaagattttttttttccgacACACCATTTGCATCTCTCCTGAAATATAGTGTGGCAGGCTGTTGTTCGGGGCTGAATAACAATTATCTGCCAGACAGATTATTACACTGAGCATTGCTCTGAATCTCTGATTACTTTCTGAATCAATTCTCCATCCTTTTTCATTAGCACTGAATCTCATCAcctctttttttcttcaatgtACATAAAAGTGTTTCCAAACAATGGTGGTTCCTTGAATGTTCTGTACATCTGCATCATAAAAAGCATTTTGAACTTGAAGCTTATGAAGTGGCACCTGCTCGAGTGGTTGTCCTTGGAAAGTGCCAGCACACTCCATATTTAATCCTCTCATATTGAAGGTGAAAGAGTGGAGCTACGTGCAGCAACAActcatttcactagttcacgcttacatataattagctgaggtatggtatgcgtatttggcgtgctgtccggggaagggctccgagctcgggaattgcccgaagctagagtacccccccttccccgtatattgtaaagtgaacttgaagtgaggagatggggtggaggagggatgctgataaaccgtcaatggatagaggtaagtcagcgatatttatactgtgggattgattacttgattgtggtccacctgtgatgattaggctaagtatctgacgcgctcctcccgaatcttcatagataattacatttgacACCGTTTCCTATGCACTACTGGTACAATCCTTCTTATTTCTCCTTGGCTTCCTCCAACCTGAGGATACTCTCAGGCTTCACTTCCCGTAATCCTGCTAATACACATGAACAACACCCTGATCCCGAAGGGAAATGCTGCAAAATAGTCCTTGTCTGTTTTATAGAGGAGAGAGACTCTAAATCCTTAAACGCTAAAGCTGAGCTGAATTTTAGGAAACATGAATGGATGGAGTCAATGAAGGGGTTTAAAACACCTCAGCAACAGGACAATGTTTGCACTGTTTAATGCTCCATGAAAAACCGATCTTAAAAGCTGCAAGTGCTTGTAACTTCATATTGATTTACTGAAAGACTGAGCCATCCTGTCTTTAAAACCAACTTGAATGCGAAATGgagtatttattttaacaatcctGGTTTTAATGTGAATAATTAATCATTGcacatattattacaaataaacatcTTTATCGTCCCTGTTTTATCAAGAAGTTATAACCTTTCCTTCTGTTTCCTATTATTTTTTAGTCTTCCCCTGCCAACCATCTCCTCctgtatatttttaacaacaaatttTCATGATTCAATTTGTAATGAATAAAATACAGTCCTTACCAACTTGTTTCTCATTTAATTTCTCAATACCTTGCTTCCCTCAGAAATATGTCAGATTATCAAAGCTAAATTGaatataaacatcataaaaaaaaaaaatcctgctgcTTTCtacaaattatgaatttattagagttaaaaaaaacatttctagatTGTGATATAAAACTAAAGAACTTGTATTTAATGATGCAGTGTATATTAAAGTGTTAGGTAAACATGTTTATTAGAATATAACATGACTGTACAAATAAgaggaaattaaatattttactgctgAATTTTTAGACATTTGAAAGGAGACCATCGAAATGCTCCAGGGTGTGTTACCAGTCCAAAGAATCCAGATCAAACTGAAGTTGAAGAAAGTCTTTTTCATACCATGTCCACAAGTTTAAATGTATTCTCCTGTTTTATAGGAATGACATTGATAAAGGTCTTGTACAGAATAGCACCCTTGGGAAGTTTTGGGATCACATCCCTGGCTTCAGCACTTCGTGGCAGAGGAATGTACACCTCCTTGGTGAACCTGACAATACCATCCTCTAAGGCATAAAGTGTTTTGTTGGTTCCAATACCGACCTGTGAAGACAGACAATGAGAGAAAGATTTTCAGGGGGAAGTTGTCCgtttacagtttttaataattgtatggcaaacaaaattcaaaaaaaaaaaaaaaacattgtatgggtcaaaattattgataaaagaaaaatcaatcaataattttgacccatacaatgtttttttggctgttgctgAATTTTCCTCAGCCATcgctccagccttcagtgtcacataatccttcaggtgtcattttaatatgctgatttattattagtgttgaaactgttgtgctgaCTAAAATCTTTTTGGAACCTGTAATACTTTTCTctaatattttttgatgaaaaaaaagagaagaatttttttttttcaaaatgcaaaatatttataacaatattaataatgtctttatgatcatttttttcaaatcaatttaacgcatacttgctgaataaagtatttatttattactattttattttttaattctttcccTTTTTAtgcatcaaagaatcttgaaaaaaagtatcatagttcccaaaaaatattaagcagcacaactgtttccaacattgattataaatcattagaatgatttctgaaggttcatgtgacactgaagactggagtaatgattgtgAAAATAAAGCTTTGCttctcaggaataaattatattttaaagtatattaaaatagaaaatgttttttaattgtaataatatttaactaaattacagtttttgtctatgtattttgattaaatagatatagccttgataagcataaaaatcttctttaataaaacattaacaattgtactgatcccaaacttttgaatacacacacacacgtttgtttttgtgaaaagtggagacatcccataggcgtaatggtttttatactgtacaaactctaTATTCAATCGCACAACACCAATCCTACACCTAAccggaaactttgtgcatttttactttctcaaacaaaaaaactaaaattctgtatgatttataagcgttttgagatgggttatgtcctcataagtcaccctctccttgtaatacacgtgtcatacccatgtcattatatagagttgtgtcctgatatgtcacaaaaacaagagcatacacacacacacacacatatatatctataaatacacatacatacatacatacagatacacacacacacacacagtcatggccaaaaatatcggcaccctttgtaaatatgatcaaaggcgGCTGTGAAAAAtgatctgcattgttaatccttttgatcttttatcaGTGACAATTcgcatttccaccatcagggcaataattaagaatttccaatcaacagaaaatgtaacaaaactgcctggaagacATTGTgggtctatatcgtcctaatgcatggtgaaaAGGAGAGTTAAGTGGCTAAAGACTATCAAAAGACCACATATGGAGgactgcagaaaatagttgagtctcggggTCAAAAAATGACCatacctacatcaccacatgttgtttgggagggtttcaaaaaaaaattatccaagctcatccaaaaacaaactccagcatattcagttctCAGACATAACAGGAACTTCAAaagggactggcttctatggtcagatgaaactagaaattagctttttagcagcaaacactcaagatgggttttgTGCACACAGgaataaaaagtaccccatgtgtacaatgaaatatacagctgtatttttgatgttgtgggcctatatttctgctggaggtcctggacgtCTTGTTCAGACAAATGGcatctttgttttttattaaataccaacagataaaaaataaaaaagtgactgactctgttagaaatcttataatagGCCATGTTTAGATCTTCCAAcaatacaataatccaaacacaaacctaaaaaaccaacaacacagaaatgggtcactgagcacgaaaccaagcttctgctatagccattccagtcctctgacctgaaccctatagaatatgagtgtggtgaactgaagaggagaagcaccaacatggagctgggaatatAAAGGGTCAGGAGttattctggatgaaggaatggtctctgatctcttgtcagatgttctctaacctcatcaggcattatagaagAACATTTAGAGCTGTTGAACTGGCAAATAAAGGTTTCAAGAAGtactgaataaaagggtgccgttaattgtggccaatgtgtattagagaaaaaaaaatctcaattatATTTCTTCCCCGTTTTTTAAATAAacgatcaaaaggattaacaatgatttcttctttgattatatttactaacggtgccaatatttttggccatgactgtatatatgAATCAAAGCAACTTCCATTCAAACTGTGCTTTTCTTCTGAAACTGTATGCTTGTGAAAACAGATGGGACTACATATTTAGATATTTCagcaaagattaaaaaaacaaaaacaattttgaaGCATACAATGATGCATCACAATTGGTATTgtgcaaaaatataaaagtatggATTTGGTGACCAgatattgtaattaataaaatgtaaaaaaaaaaaaaaaataataataataataataataataataataataattaaaatacataacttgcCCTAGCCTGGCACAGCTATAGCGGTGTACAACTATTCATAGAACAAATATTTGATTTCAAGCATCTTACATGAGCTCCAGGTTGCCAGCGCATTAAACCCTTGCGTTGTGTAGCAAGGATGTTGCCCGCATGTACAAAGTTCCCTTAAAAGTAGGAAAGACAAAACATGTGTTATAATACAAGGTAATGGAGGATTAAAAATACTAGTcacagtaaaaacacacaaatttcTCTAAATGTTTCTGCTATGAGATCAAGGTCAGTAGTCAAAAAGCACCATCTTGTTTCTTGTAACCATATCTACGGCCAGCACTCTTCCCTCCTAGGTTTTTGCTGCTTCCTCCTGACTTCTTTGAAGCAAATCTCGCCAGTACAACTGTGGGTGTTTGACTTAACAGAATACCTGCAAAGACCAGAGGAACACAGAAATCATTGCCTGCGACAAGATGTTTAAACTAATGTACTTCACATCTTATGCGTcagtttgaaataactgtttgctGGGCATTAAATGACGATGATCCTTAACGATCTGCATCACCATTTACAAAATGTAAGCCAAATCAAACCGTTCAAATGCTGTCGATGTTGCTGTCATTTAACACATGCTCACTGTGCTGTCAGGGAATTGTGGCGTAGCACGCTACTACCATCTCAAAGAACAAAAACGCTGAAATTGCCTAAATTATTTCATAGTACTCTTGTTTTACTTGCACTGTTCATAATACAATTCCAAAAAGCCATACAAATTGTAAATCTACTTACATGATCTGGCTTGCAGTATCGAGGACACGAGCGCCGCCATCTTGAATGACGCGAGTGTGACGCGAGTGTGACGCAGCTGGCGCGCTCCAGTCTAGAACCGTAGAACTCGCGAACTGCTGAAGAACTTGAGTAACATAGAAAGATAAATATGTTGGAAATGTAACCCTACAGTAGAACTCTTGAGAAGATACTGAGTTTTATGATCAtttgtattgtgatgttttatgtgGCGTGATGTTCTGTCTTGACCTGGAAacttttgctctttttttgttttgtttttgttgtgtttgtgttcgtGCATGCAAATTGAAATAATAGTTGTGTGGCATGGAGCCACGCGCGACAGTTCTAGTTCTGATTTAGTTTTATCGCACCGTTTCTCTTAACATTAACCCGAACATTAACGTGAATTGGTTATGTTTCAACAATATATTAACGTAAacgtgttttattaatatatttttctacTTAACCGTATTTACTAGTGTTTGCACGAGTTTCAAACTTTATCCACTTAGTTAATATTTTCCTATTCCTGTGATTGGATTGAAAGCTTGTGAATtctgttgaataaaaaataaaagttgtatcTCGTTAGCAGATTATGTTCTCCTGAAACTATTGTTAATGATTTGTGGTAGTGTTGAAAACATAAGATATAATAGTTTACAATTTGATGAACAATTGAAAGCAAACCATCGTGTGCCAGCAAAagtgtttgtgaatttgttaaTCTGTCTTGGATATAAATTGTAGCTGCAcggttttaaaattattatttttttttttacaagaatgaaTAGCATAATATTGAGGTTGtgaatgttattataaaaataaaaaagatatattttatatacaaatgaaAAGTATTTAATAGAATAAAGTGTTAAATGTgtgttaaattgtattttaatttgaactttcCTTCAGACCACAGGTCTCCGCATGTCAACTCAGCATGACCTGCATCGGTAACGTTAAATCTGGATTCCTTCTAAGCGACAGTGATTCAGAGGAGCTGCCTGTGTTTGATTTCTCACAGTCGAAATCCAGACAGCCCAACTTGGTGGTTTTAGACCGTTCAGACTCAGAAATGGCTTCTGTTGCTGATCCAGTTTCATCTTTGGAGGTCCGCGTCTCCACTGGAGCTGCTAGAAGTGACGTGTTGATGGTCAGTAGTGACAgcgaagaggaggaggaggaggccaTGATTCCCTTAGCTGTAAGACTAAAACAGAAACGGCTTGGCCTGGGTACAGCAGCCGTCAGTGCAGAGGAGACCCGGACTTCCAGTGTGGTTTCCAATGGATGTTCTCGCCTCTTAGATGTTCCAGGACATCATATCAACCCCAAGGCCCATCCAGTTGAACGTAACAAGATCTGTAGCAATATAACAAGGCAGTGCAGCTCAAACGACAGTGCGCCATACCTCACAAAAGAACCTACACCTGAAGCGGAGACTGGCACTTACCTGGCCAAACGCAAGAAAACCTTAGCAGAAGTGGAGGCTGTCAGACAGGAAACCCTGAGGAAAAGAGCAATAcgagagcatcagcaggaagagAAGGAGAGATTGAGGATGGAAAAGAAAGCTCTGGCTGATGCTGTGAAAGCCCTAAGGCCAGAGGAGTGCATCAAACACATGGTGGTGACGGTCGACCCAGGTAGGTGGCAGTGTGTGCCTACAGTGCTCATCTTTGCTGTCACAGTTTTCTTCAGGGCTCTGTGTGCTT encodes:
- the LOC113111869 gene encoding 39S ribosomal protein L27, mitochondrial-like, coding for MAALVSSILQARSCILLSQTPTVVLARFASKKSGGSSKNLGGKSAGRRYGYKKQDGNFVHAGNILATQRKGLMRWQPGAHVGIGTNKTLYALEDGIVRFTKEVYIPLPRSAEARDVIPKLPKGAILYKTFINVIPIKQENTFKLVDMV